In Cystobacter fuscus DSM 2262, the genomic stretch AGCTTGCGCAGGGGCGCCTTGTCGGCCCCACCGATGGCCACCTGCTGGAGGCCCAGGATACGAAACGGTCGTGTGCTCATGACGAAGCACCGTCGCAGAGCGGGCCCCGTCCAGGCAAGGACCCGCGCTCCGCCCTGTCAGAAGCCCGGCGGTACCTGGCCGTGCAGACAGGTGATGGTGTTGGGTTCTCGAGGACCCGACATGCGCGCGGTGCGTGCACCCGCTTCCTCCCCCGGGCGCAGCCCCTCCTTCACCGGCCACGAGGGCTCCTCTCCGGGAGCCAGGGAGTGCAGGCCGCTCTGCCAGGGCCCGATGACATAGGTGTGTCCCGCGGCGCGGCAGTCGAAGAAGCGTGTCCACGCCCTGGCGAAGGCATGGCCCCGGGCCGTCCCGAACGTCTCGCAGGTCCGGAACCACCAGAGCGCCTCGCCCCCCGGGACGAGCCGCTCGCGCAGTGCCTCCAGCCGCGCCCGCCACGGATGACGCGGCGCGAGCGCCTGGACATCCAGCGACTCGCGCTTGACGAGGGCGCGTCCCCACGTGCCATGGCCCCAGTACTGGATCTCCGCGATGCGCCGCTCCACCGAACGGGCGAGCAACCAGTCCAGGGCCTCGGGCCAGCTCGCGACGCCGCGCCAGTCATCGAGCCGGCCCAGGGCGCGGTACAGCACGCTGCCCACGCGCCACGAGGCGGTGAGCCCGGGCAGACCCCACCGCCCCGCGCAGGTGCGGTCGTACACCATCAGCCTCAAGCCCTCGTTCCGTGCTGTCATGGGTGGACCTCCCGGGGCGTCGCGGACGATGAATATCCTTTCACCCGGAGGCGTCCGGCGCATCCTCGGGAACGATTTTCCTCGGAGTCCATTCCATGCGCGCCCTCCTGCTGACCCTGACTGTCTCCACCTGTCTCCTGCTCCCGGTCCGGGGTGAAGCGGCCACGCTGCGCTGCGGCAACCAACTGGCCTCGGACGGAGCCTCCAAGTCGGATGTCCTGATGCGCTGCGGAGAGCCGATGGCGAAGGAGAGCCGCACGGAGACCGTGGGTGAGAAGACGCGCACCCGCGACGAGCAGGGCGGCAGCACCCAGGAGCACACCGTGCAGAAGACGATCGAGGAGTGGACGTACAACTTCGGCCCCTCGCGCCTGATGCAGGTGGCGGTGTTCGAGAATGGCCGGCTCGTCGACGTGCGCAGCGGCGGCTACGGCCGCTAGGACGGGACAGGTGTCCGCGGCCTCGCGGCTGCCGCACCTGTCGCGGCCGGCCGTCACCGCGCAGGTGCGCCAGCTCGAGCGCGAGCCGGAGCATGGATGCCCCAGCCCAGGCGGGCGGGCAACCCCTCGTCCACCCGGTGGAGGTGCATTCCCTGGAACACCCGGATCCTGATCGAGGGCCCCTTCCCAGGAGCCCCTTCCCAACCCACGTTGTGGGGCACCATGGACCTCTCCGCCATCTCGAACCTGTCGCCCAGTCAGCGCCGCAT encodes the following:
- a CDS encoding DUF2845 domain-containing protein; this encodes MRALLLTLTVSTCLLLPVRGEAATLRCGNQLASDGASKSDVLMRCGEPMAKESRTETVGEKTRTRDEQGGSTQEHTVQKTIEEWTYNFGPSRLMQVAVFENGRLVDVRSGGYGR
- a CDS encoding helix-turn-helix domain-containing protein, with amino-acid sequence MAGSSTCAAAATAARTGQVSAASRLPHLSRPAVTAQVRQLEREPEHGCPSPGGRATPRPPGGGAFPGTPGS